A single window of Pseudophryne corroboree isolate aPseCor3 chromosome 5, aPseCor3.hap2, whole genome shotgun sequence DNA harbors:
- the LOC134929675 gene encoding kinesin-like protein KIF19, whose protein sequence is MNTEQKNAIDHQVTVALRIRPFNLMETKNRAQCIIHQLGPQTLLLKDPGEDPYDVLRSSRTRETTFTFNHVFNQAATQENVYDSTMKNIVDDILAGYNAAIFAYGPTGTGKTYTMMGKPREPGMIYRTLKDLYKTIEETGRRDNFSLSLSYAEIYNETIRDLLRPSSGSLALREDPYGGNTKILGITAFSPSTPEEAMNLLKMGNKRRSEATTTANKTSSRSHAILQITIKQTGSDGVSTGRLYMVDLAGSERASQTTNSGKTMKEGGYINRSLLALRKCIMALREKPGSHINYRDSKLTWLLKGALSGKSRMVMIAHVSPADSAFEESRSTMTYGSKAKFIQTRVERNSVPHGTAKRGRGDKVLRKDMQFIMRRTMAPLINLPRVVPMAKNIQCVQEIKATARASANS, encoded by the coding sequence ATGAATACTGAACAGAAGAACGCTATAGACCATCAGGTGACTGTGGCTCTGCGCATCCGTCCATTTAATTTGATGGAGACTAAGAATCGAGCCCAGTGCATCATACACCAACTTGGTCCGCAGACGCTGCTACTGAAGGACCCTGGCGAGGATCCTTATGACGTACTGCGCTCGAGCAGGACAAGAGAAACAACATTCACCTTTAACCACGTGTTCAATCAGGCAGCTACTCAGGAAAATGTATATGATTCCACGATGAAGAACATAGTGGATGACATCCTAGCTGGGTACAATGCTGCCATATTCGCCTACGGCCCAACAGGCACAGGGAAGACCTATACTATGATGGGTAAGCCTCGCGAGCCCGGAATGATTTATCGCACCCTGAAGGACCTGTATAAGACGATTGAGGAGACCGGAAGGAGAGATAATTTCTCTTTATCATTGTCATATGCTGAGATCTACAATGAAACAATCCGGGACCTATTAAGACCTTCTTCTGGATCTTTGGCCCTCAGAGAAGATCCTTATGGTGGTAACACCAAAATACTAGGGATTACTGCGTTCTCCCCTAGCACTCCTGAGGAGGCCATGAATCTGCTGAAGATGGGAAATAAGCGGCGCTCTGAAGCAACAACAACAGCTAATAAGACCTCATCACGCTCCCATGCCATATTACAAATCACCATAAAACAAACAGGCAGTGATGGAGTTAGCACAGGCCGCCTGTACATGGTGGACCTGGCAGGATCAGAGCGGGCAAGCCAGACTACCAACAGTGGCAAGACCATGAAAGAAGGAGGTTACATCAACCGCTCCCTTCTCGCCCTCAGGAAGTGCATCATGGCACTGCGCGAGAAACCAGGCAGCCATATAAACTATCGGGACAGTAAACTGACCTGGCTGCTAAAGGGTGCACTGAGCGGGAAAAGCAGAATGGTTATGATTGCACATGTCAGCCCTGCAGATAGTGCCTTTGAAGAGTCACGCAGCACAATGACCTATGGGAGCAAGGCCAAATTCATCCAGACACGGGTGGAGAGAAACAGTGTCCCCCATGGTACTGCTAAGAGGGGCAGGGGGGACAAAGTGCTACGGAAAGACATGCAGTTTATTATGAGACGCACTATGGCACCGCTGATTAATTTGCCCCGTGTAGTCCCTATGGCAAAGAATATACAGTGTGTACAAGAGATCAAGGCTACAGCTCGTGCCAGTGCAAATTCTTAA
- the LOC134929427 gene encoding kinesin-like protein KIF19, which yields MNTEQKNAIDHQVTVALRIRPFNLMETKNRAQCIMHQLGPQTLLLKDPGEDPYDVLRSSRTRETTFTFNHVFDQADTQENVYDSTMKNIVDDILAGYNAAIFAYGPTGTGKTYTMMGKPREPGMIYRTLKDLYKTIEETGRRDNFSLSLSYAEIYNETIRDLLKPSSGSLALREDPYGNTKILGITAFSPSTPEEAMNLLKMGNKRRSETTTAANKTSSRSHAILQITVKQTGSDGVSTGRLYMVDLAGSERASQTTNSGKTMKEGGYINRSLLALRKCIMALREKPGSHINYRDSKLTWLLKGALSGKSRMVMIAHVSPADSAFEESRSTMSYGSKAKFIQTRVERNSVPHGTAERGRGDKVLQKDMQFIMRRTMAPLINLPRVVPMAKNLQSAHEISATARASANSYTYLELARRWL from the coding sequence ATGAATACTGAACAGAAGAACGCTATAGACCATCAGGTGACTGTAGCTCTGCGCATCCGTCCATTTAATTTGATGGAGACTAAGAATCGAGCCCAGTGCATCATGCACCAACTTGGTCCGCAGACGCTGCTACTGAAGGACCCTGGCGAGGATCCTTATGACGTACTGCGCTCGAGCAGGACAAGAGAAACAACATTCACCTTTAACCACGTGTTCGATCAGGCAGATACTCAGGAAAATGTATATGATTCCACGATGAAGAACATAGTGGATGACATCCTAGCTGGATACAATGCTGCCATATTCGCCTACGGCCCAACAGGCACAGGGAAGACCTATACTATGATGGGTAAGCCTCGCGAGCCCGGAATGATTTATCGCACCCTGAAGGACCTGTATAAGACGATTGAGGAGACCGGAAGGAGAGATAATTTCTCTTTATCATTGTCATATGCTGAGATCTACAATGAAACAATCCGGGACCTATTAAAACCTTCTTCTGGATCTTTGGCCCTCAGAGAGGATCCTTATGGTAACACCAAAATACTAGGGATTACTGCGTTCTCCCCTAGCACTCCTGAGGAGGCCATGAATCTGCTGAAGATGGGAAACAAAAGGCGCTCTGAAACAACAACAGCAGCTAATAAGACCTCATCACGCTCCCATGCCATATTACAAATCACTGTAAAACAAACAGGCAGTGATGGGGTTAGCACAGGCCGCCTGTACATGGTGGACCTGGCAGGATCAGAGCGAGCAAGCCAGACTACCAACAGTGGCAAGACCATGAAAGAAGGAGGTTACATCAACCGCTCCCTTCTCGCCCTAAGGAAGTGCATCATGGCACTGCGCGAGAAACCAGGCAGCCATATAAACTATCGGGACAGTAAACTGACCTGGCTGCTAAAGGGCGCACTGAGCGGAAAAAGCAGAATGGTCATGATTGCACACGTCAGCCCTGCAGATAGTGCCTTTGAAGAGTCACGCAGCACAATGAGCTATGGGAGCAAGGCCAAATTCATCCAGACACGGGTGGAGAGAAACAGTGTCCCCCATGGTACTGCTGAGAGGGGCAGGGGGGACAAAGTGCTGCAGAAAGACATGCAGTTTATTATGAGACGCACTATGGCACCGCTGATTAATTTGCCCCGCGTAGTCCCTATGGCAAAGAATTTACAGTCTGCACATGAGATCAGTGCTACAGCTCGTGCCAGTGCAAATTCTTACACATATCTAGAATTAGCACGTAGATGGCTGTAG